Part of the Microcoleus sp. FACHB-831 genome is shown below.
TTTTCAGCATCTGTCGATGTACCGCCAGAAGTGAAATTGGGTGAGTACGCGAACTTGACGATCAAAGCTGAGGAAGTTAGCTACGATCCTAGCCAGGTAGACAAGTTCTTGGAAGAGCGTCGTGTCGAGCAAGCCACTTTAATCCCAGTCGAAGGACGTTCGGCACAAATGGGAGATGTGGCAATAGTTGACTTCACAGGTCGATATGCTCAGGGCGAACAAGAGGGGGAGGAACCTAAAGAAATCCAAGGCGCTCAGGCAACAGACTTTCAAATGGAGCTGGCAGAAGGGCGGTTTATTGAGGATCTTATTAACGGAATTGTGGGCATGAATGCGGGAGAAACCAAAGAAATACCCGTAGAATTTCCGCAAGACTACGGACGCGAAGATTTGGCCGGACAGCCTGCTATTTTCAGCGTTAATCTCAAAGAACTTAAGGAAAAAGAGTTACCGACTTTAGATGATGACTTTGCCCAAGAAGTCAGCGAAATGGAAACGCTGAACGACTTGCGGGAATCTTTAGAAACCAGATTTCGCGGGAATGCTGAACGAGAAACAGCTACGAACAAAGAGCAAGCAATACTTGCAGAACTTGTAAAGCACGTAGAAGTTGACCTTCCAGAGACGATGATTGAGCAGGAGGTCGAAACTATGTTGCGCCAAAGCATCATGCAGATGCAGCAGATGGGCATGGATGTCAACAAGATGTTGACTGAAGATATGGTGCGGCAACTACAGGCGAGAACCCGCCCTGATGCCATTGAGCGCCTAAAACAGTCGCTAGCCCTTGAAGAGATAGCTAAGCGGGAATCTTTAGAGGTGGAGCCGGAAGCCTTAGCCGCAAAAATTCAAGAGGTAAGCGAGCAACTCAAGGGTCAAAAGATCAACCACGAACGGCTGCGAGAAGTGGTGTCATCTGATTTGCTCAAGGAAAAAGCCACGAAATGGCTAGAAGAACACGCCGCAATTGAACTTGTACCCGCAGGCTCTCTAAAGACGGAAGAGGGACAGCTTGAAGAAGACGATGAAGCTACATTAGAGGCGATCGCAGGCGGTGATGAGGGAACATCAACCCAAACCCTGGAAGCTGAAGTAGAAGTTATCGCTGAAGGTAGTGAAGCATCGACGCCGACAGCTGAATAAGTACCAGCAAGTAAAGCTACTGCATAAACAGTAAGCTTTTGACTCTTTTGTGACTCCGGAGTCCGGACTCCGGACTCCGGACTCTCCCACTTCCCCTTTCCGAAGATCGCCTGCTGCGGCATTGATGGTCAAAGAAGGCGTATTCGGATATAACGGAAGTATGGCGATCGCCATTACTGGCAAGGCCAGACAGCAGTACAGCCGTAGTATGTGACTAAGTTTATGTTTGTATCGCAGTCCGCCAAAGACCCAATAACCAGCCACAACAACTGGGATGTATCCTCCCTCGGTGTCAGCAATGTCATACCGATGGTGGTTGAACAGTCGGGCATGGGGGAAAGAGCCTTTGACATATACTCCCGGCTGCTAAGGGAGCGCATAATTTTTTTAGGAACGCCGATTGATGATGTAGTAGCTGACTCGATTATGGCTCAACTGCTGTTTCTAGATGCAGAAGATCCAGAAAAAGACATTCAGATATACATCAACTCACCAGGCGGCTCGGTAACATCTGGCATGGCAATTTATGACACAATACAACAAATTCGCCCCAATGTTGTTACCATATGCTTTGGATTAGCAGCGAGTATGGGCGCTTTTCTGCTAGCCGCCGGAACAGCTGGCAAGCGCATGGCGCTGCCAAGTTCTCGGATAATGATTCACCAGCCCCTTGGCGGCGCACAGGGACAGGCTGTTGACATTGAGATTCAAGCAAAGGAAATTCTTTACCATAAGGATAAGCTGAACGAATTACTGGCCCATCATACGGGTCAGTCATTAGAAAGAATCGCAGCTGATACCGAGCGAGATTTCTTTATGTCATCGGCTGAGGCCAAAGACTACGGTCTCATCGATCAGGTTATAACCAGGCAGAACCTTCCCAACAAGTCCGCTTCTGTCACTCAACCGAAGTAAGAGGCAAGTATGTCTAAGTACGACTCCCATCTAAAATGTTCGTTTTGCGGGAAGTCTCAGGAGCAGGTACGCAAATTAATCGCAGGGCCGGGAGTCTATATCTGTGATGAATGCGTTGACCTGTGTAATGAAATTTTAGATGAGGAGCTGCTGGACTCTAGCGCCCCAGCCCCCCAACCCGTGCCCCGCACGGAACCACCCCAGAAGCGCCGCGTCCGCTCTGCAAGTCTGTCTTTGAGTCAGATTCCTAAACCCAGAGAGCTGAAAAAGTATCTCGACGAACATGTAATTGGTCAAGACGAAGCCAAAAAAGTTCTCTCGGTTGCGGTATATAACCACTACAAGCGCCTGAGTTTTATCCAGTCCAAAAATAGTGGTAAAGCAGGGGCGGAAGAAGCAGTCGAACTGCAAAAGTCTAATATTCT
Proteins encoded:
- the clpP gene encoding ATP-dependent Clp endopeptidase proteolytic subunit ClpP produces the protein MFVSQSAKDPITSHNNWDVSSLGVSNVIPMVVEQSGMGERAFDIYSRLLRERIIFLGTPIDDVVADSIMAQLLFLDAEDPEKDIQIYINSPGGSVTSGMAIYDTIQQIRPNVVTICFGLAASMGAFLLAAGTAGKRMALPSSRIMIHQPLGGAQGQAVDIEIQAKEILYHKDKLNELLAHHTGQSLERIAADTERDFFMSSAEAKDYGLIDQVITRQNLPNKSASVTQPK
- the tig gene encoding trigger factor, translated to MKVTQEKLPASKISLEIEIPAEMSQKTYEKVVQELSRSVNIPGFRKGKVPRPILLQRLGQTRIKASALEELVQNSLEQALQQEGIKALGNFQLISSFDELVNQFKPGQPLTFSASVDVPPEVKLGEYANLTIKAEEVSYDPSQVDKFLEERRVEQATLIPVEGRSAQMGDVAIVDFTGRYAQGEQEGEEPKEIQGAQATDFQMELAEGRFIEDLINGIVGMNAGETKEIPVEFPQDYGREDLAGQPAIFSVNLKELKEKELPTLDDDFAQEVSEMETLNDLRESLETRFRGNAERETATNKEQAILAELVKHVEVDLPETMIEQEVETMLRQSIMQMQQMGMDVNKMLTEDMVRQLQARTRPDAIERLKQSLALEEIAKRESLEVEPEALAAKIQEVSEQLKGQKINHERLREVVSSDLLKEKATKWLEEHAAIELVPAGSLKTEEGQLEEDDEATLEAIAGGDEGTSTQTLEAEVEVIAEGSEASTPTAE